One window of the Vicinamibacterales bacterium genome contains the following:
- a CDS encoding response regulator, producing MPLQVLVADDEPVSRTVVGAMLKKAGYDVVFATDGEQAWRLLDVLNPPAIALLDWEMPGLKGPEVVQRIRARGDQAPTYVILLTSRDSSADIVAGLKGGANDYVTKPANEDELIARVNVGARVVDLQAALAERVRSLEEALANVKALQTLLPMCAYCKSIRNDQNYWEKVETYFQQHSGVSFSHSYCPTCYERFVKPQLDALEDVTEAQRRQKKER from the coding sequence ATGCCCTTACAGGTCCTGGTCGCCGACGACGAACCCGTGTCGCGCACGGTGGTGGGGGCGATGTTGAAGAAGGCCGGCTACGACGTGGTGTTCGCGACGGATGGCGAACAGGCCTGGCGCCTGCTCGATGTGCTGAATCCGCCGGCGATTGCGCTGCTCGACTGGGAAATGCCGGGACTCAAGGGGCCGGAAGTCGTCCAGCGCATCCGGGCGCGCGGCGATCAGGCCCCGACCTACGTGATCCTGCTGACCTCGCGCGACTCATCCGCCGACATCGTCGCCGGCCTCAAGGGCGGCGCCAACGACTACGTCACCAAGCCCGCGAACGAAGACGAGTTGATCGCGCGCGTCAACGTCGGCGCGCGCGTCGTTGACCTGCAGGCGGCCCTGGCCGAGCGCGTGCGGAGCCTCGAGGAGGCCCTCGCCAACGTCAAGGCCCTGCAGACCCTGCTGCCGATGTGCGCGTACTGCAAGTCGATCCGCAACGACCAGAACTACTGGGAGAAGGTGGAGACCTACTTCCAGCAGCATTCCGGCGTCTCGTTCTCACACAGCTATTGCCCGACCTGCTATGAGCGCTTCGTGAAACCGCAGCTCGATGCACTGGAAGACGTGACGGAAGCCCAGCGGCGGCAGAAGAAGGAACGCTGA
- a CDS encoding BrxA/BrxB family bacilliredoxin — protein sequence MIVQRYPEPFIAPMRAELARLGFEDLKTPDAVEAAVKQSGTTMIVVNSVCGCAAGKARPGIALALRQGKRPDHLATVFAGADVEATETARTHFAPYPPSSPSIGLMKDGKLVYLMERKDIETRSSDMIAAELQKAFEQHC from the coding sequence ATGATCGTGCAACGCTATCCAGAACCGTTCATCGCGCCCATGCGCGCGGAGTTGGCTCGCCTGGGCTTCGAAGACCTCAAGACCCCCGACGCCGTCGAGGCCGCCGTCAAGCAGTCCGGGACGACGATGATCGTGGTCAATTCGGTGTGCGGCTGCGCGGCCGGCAAGGCCCGGCCCGGCATTGCGCTCGCGCTGCGACAGGGGAAGCGTCCGGATCATCTCGCCACGGTGTTCGCCGGCGCCGACGTCGAGGCGACCGAGACCGCCCGCACGCACTTCGCGCCGTACCCGCCGTCATCGCCGTCGATCGGCCTGATGAAGGACGGCAAGCTGGTGTACTTGATGGAGCGGAAAGACATCGAGACGCGGTCGTCGGACATGATCGCCGCGGAACTGCAGAAGGCCTTCGAACAGCACTGCTAG
- a CDS encoding RNA-binding S4 domain-containing protein: protein MESVRLDVWLDVACVFKTRSEATKACRLGKVSVNGATAKPHRLVKPGDLLVVQRPMGRKQLLTVLGLADSHISRAEARLLYEDTSPKPTAEEIELRKLERIYRAAATPPTRPDRDQRRTLRRLKRGE from the coding sequence GTGGAATCCGTCCGGCTCGACGTATGGCTCGACGTCGCGTGCGTCTTCAAGACCCGATCGGAGGCGACCAAGGCATGCCGGCTCGGCAAGGTCAGCGTCAATGGCGCGACCGCCAAGCCGCACCGCCTGGTCAAGCCCGGCGACCTGCTCGTGGTTCAGCGCCCGATGGGGCGCAAGCAACTGCTCACGGTGCTCGGCCTGGCCGACAGCCACATCTCCAGGGCTGAGGCGCGGCTGCTGTACGAGGACACCTCCCCCAAACCGACGGCGGAAGAGATCGAATTGCGCAAGCTCGAGCGTATCTATCGGGCCGCGGCGACACCTCCCACCCGGCCCGACCGCGATCAGCGGCGGACGCTGCGGAGGTTGAAGCGGGGGGAGTAA
- a CDS encoding Hpt domain-containing protein: protein MAAPVLDPLVIESLRQLTPPGEPDVLKEVLELFLNDVPGRLARLRAACEAGNAVELQRVAHSLKGSSGNIGANAMLAVCRLLDELGRSGDVSSGSGLVESLDAEFARVKAEIHRLTA, encoded by the coding sequence ATGGCGGCCCCGGTGCTGGACCCGCTCGTCATCGAGAGCCTCCGGCAGCTCACGCCGCCGGGCGAACCCGACGTGCTCAAGGAAGTACTGGAACTGTTCCTCAATGATGTGCCGGGCCGGCTCGCCCGGCTGCGAGCGGCCTGCGAGGCGGGGAATGCCGTCGAGCTGCAGCGGGTTGCCCATTCGTTGAAGGGCAGCTCCGGGAACATCGGCGCGAACGCCATGTTGGCCGTCTGCCGGCTGCTGGACGAGTTGGGCAGGTCCGGTGACGTGTCGAGTGGTTCCGGCCTGGTCGAATCCCTTGACGCCGAATTCGCTCGCGTCAAGGCCGAGATTCACCGGCTGACGGCTTAG
- a CDS encoding UPF0182 family protein: protein MPLRILILFLAGAIFFVLPFSVDFLTDWLWFGEVGFQDIFSTEISARAGMAVTVFVAAAAWLTVHVRIALSSISPAPITFTTREGFSVALPTRDQLRPLVMLAVVVAAFLFASYASSQWMTVLTWWYQGPFGKSDPILGHDASLYIFTLPALELARGLAMGLVVIAAAGAGALYVAAGQMALTPFGVRVEPRASRHLTWLAAAFFLVLALGAWLGRLHEIVMPSGIIQGASYADVYARMPAALALAAAAVVAAGLAAASAVRNSRGLLIAGAALYGITLLGGEGYATMLQRFAVTPNEQVRETPFMEYNIAATRDAFALNQIEERELPGDAALTRADLEANRGTLDNVRLWDHQPLLETFGQIQEIRTYYDFVSVDNDRYMINGKNRQVMLSVRELNPAALPNRTWVNERLVFTHGHGLTLGPVNEVTSEGLPVLFVRDLPPVTTVDIDITEPSIYFGELAGDYIIVRTRAQEFHYPKGEDNVYNQYAGTGGIPISSLWTKLLFAARFRSYQILLSDDITSESRLMFDRQIRRRVAKIAPFLVFDDDPYPVVSGGRIFWIQDAYTTTDRYPYATAAGGVNYIRNSVKVVVDAYQGTVQFYLSEPNDPIVQTIARIFPTLLRPLSEMPEDLRHHVRYPEGIFQMQSSVYATYHMTNPAVFYNKEDQWEVPAVDSSGETRRMEPYYAMMKLPGENDAEFIQMLPFTPRRRDNLASWMVARSDGEHYGKLQVFQFPKQTLVFGPQQVVARINQDQVISPQITLWSQQGSQVIQGTLMVIPIEQSLIYVRPLYLRAQAGRIPELTRVIVAYQNRIVMERTLDEAIARLFGDADRAPRAAATPAATPVAMAGAPPVPAATGAAEWERMASEARSTYQRALDAQRAGDWAKYGEEIKRLGELLERMKQPR from the coding sequence GTGCCCTTACGGATCCTGATTCTCTTCCTGGCGGGAGCGATCTTCTTCGTCCTGCCCTTCTCGGTCGACTTCCTCACCGACTGGCTCTGGTTCGGCGAAGTCGGGTTCCAGGACATCTTCTCCACTGAAATCTCGGCGCGCGCCGGCATGGCGGTGACGGTGTTCGTGGCGGCCGCCGCCTGGCTGACGGTTCACGTCCGCATCGCCCTGTCGTCCATTTCCCCGGCCCCGATCACCTTCACGACGCGGGAAGGCTTCAGCGTGGCACTGCCCACCCGCGATCAACTGCGGCCGCTCGTCATGCTCGCCGTCGTGGTCGCCGCGTTCCTGTTTGCGTCCTACGCCTCCAGCCAGTGGATGACGGTGCTCACGTGGTGGTACCAGGGGCCGTTCGGCAAGAGCGATCCGATCCTCGGGCACGATGCCAGTCTCTACATCTTCACCTTGCCGGCGCTCGAGCTCGCGCGCGGGCTGGCGATGGGCCTGGTCGTGATCGCCGCCGCCGGCGCCGGCGCGCTCTACGTGGCCGCCGGGCAGATGGCGCTGACGCCGTTCGGCGTCCGCGTCGAACCGCGCGCGAGCCGCCACCTGACGTGGCTGGCGGCCGCCTTCTTCCTGGTCCTCGCGCTGGGCGCCTGGCTCGGCCGCCTCCACGAAATCGTAATGCCGTCGGGCATCATCCAGGGTGCCAGTTACGCCGACGTCTACGCGCGCATGCCGGCCGCCCTCGCGCTGGCGGCCGCGGCAGTGGTGGCCGCCGGCCTGGCCGCCGCGTCCGCGGTGCGCAACTCGCGCGGCCTCCTGATCGCCGGCGCCGCCCTCTACGGCATCACCCTGCTCGGCGGCGAAGGCTACGCCACCATGCTGCAGCGCTTCGCCGTGACGCCCAACGAGCAGGTCCGCGAAACGCCGTTCATGGAATACAACATCGCCGCCACCCGCGATGCCTTCGCGCTCAACCAGATCGAAGAGCGCGAGTTGCCCGGTGACGCGGCGCTGACCCGCGCCGATCTCGAGGCCAATCGCGGCACGCTCGACAACGTGCGGCTGTGGGACCACCAGCCGCTGCTCGAGACGTTCGGGCAGATCCAGGAGATCCGCACCTATTACGACTTCGTCTCGGTGGACAACGACCGCTACATGATCAACGGCAAGAACCGGCAGGTCATGCTCTCGGTACGCGAGCTGAACCCGGCGGCGCTGCCCAACCGCACGTGGGTCAACGAGCGCCTGGTCTTCACGCACGGCCACGGCCTCACGCTCGGCCCCGTGAACGAGGTCACCAGCGAGGGCCTGCCGGTGCTGTTCGTCCGCGACCTGCCGCCGGTGACCACCGTCGACATCGACATCACCGAGCCGAGCATCTACTTCGGCGAGCTCGCCGGCGACTACATCATCGTCCGCACCCGCGCGCAGGAGTTCCATTACCCGAAGGGCGAAGACAACGTCTACAACCAGTACGCCGGCACCGGCGGGATTCCGATCAGCTCGCTGTGGACGAAGCTGTTGTTCGCCGCGCGGTTCCGGTCGTACCAGATTCTGCTGAGCGACGACATCACCAGCGAGAGCCGGCTGATGTTCGATCGCCAAATCCGGCGGCGCGTCGCCAAGATCGCGCCGTTCCTGGTGTTCGACGACGACCCCTACCCGGTGGTCAGCGGCGGCCGCATCTTCTGGATCCAGGACGCCTACACCACGACCGATCGTTACCCGTACGCGACCGCGGCCGGCGGCGTGAACTACATCCGCAATTCGGTCAAGGTGGTGGTGGACGCCTACCAGGGCACGGTGCAGTTCTACCTGTCCGAACCCAACGACCCGATCGTGCAGACCATCGCGCGGATCTTCCCGACGCTGCTGCGCCCGCTCAGCGAAATGCCGGAAGACCTGCGCCACCACGTGCGCTACCCGGAGGGCATCTTCCAGATGCAGTCGTCCGTGTATGCGACCTACCACATGACCAATCCGGCGGTCTTCTACAACAAGGAAGACCAGTGGGAAGTACCCGCGGTGGACAGCAGCGGCGAGACCCGGCGGATGGAGCCGTACTACGCGATGATGAAGCTGCCGGGCGAGAACGACGCCGAGTTCATCCAGATGCTGCCGTTCACGCCGCGGCGGCGCGACAACCTCGCCTCGTGGATGGTGGCGCGCAGCGACGGCGAGCACTACGGCAAGCTGCAGGTGTTCCAGTTCCCCAAGCAGACGCTGGTCTTCGGCCCGCAACAGGTGGTGGCGCGCATCAACCAGGACCAGGTGATCTCGCCGCAGATCACGCTGTGGAGCCAGCAGGGCTCGCAGGTGATCCAGGGCACGCTCATGGTGATTCCGATCGAGCAATCACTGATCTACGTGCGTCCCCTCTACCTGCGCGCGCAAGCCGGCCGCATTCCTGAACTGACCCGCGTGATCGTCGCCTACCAGAACCGCATCGTCATGGAGCGGACGCTCGACGAGGCGATTGCGAGACTGTTCGGCGATGCCGACCGCGCCCCCCGCGCGGCGGCGACGCCGGCCGCCACGCCGGTGGCCATGGCTGGTGCGCCGCCCGTCCCGGCCGCGACCGGCGCCGCCGAGTGGGAGCGGATGGCCAGCGAGGCCCGTTCCACCTACCAGCGCGCGCTCGACGCGCAACGTGCCGGCGATTGGGCGAAGTACGGAGAAGAGATCAAGCGCCTCGGCGAGTTACTGGAACGGATGAAGCAGCCTCGATAA
- the moaA gene encoding GTP 3',8-cyclase MoaA, translating to MPVLDVHQRPLRNLRLSVTDRCNLRCQYCMPEADYLWLPREDILQFEEIDRLVDQFLLLGVDKVRLTGGEPLLRRDLPALVERLAAKPAIRDFAMTTNAVLLAGAAADLKAAGLHRLTVSLDTLQRDRFIKLARFDELPRVLAGIDAAVDTFPGFKIDSVVIRGVNDDELIPMLEFARERGAEVRFIEYMDVGGATSWSMNQVVSRQDMLTTIAAHYGMVAALDESSAAPAERFRLPDGTVFGIIASTTEPFCKSCDRSRLTADGLWYLCLYGPRGVDLRGPLRGGVSDEALRDLLTSVWHARTDRGAEARLSLRERSLIPVNTLRRDPHLEMHTRGG from the coding sequence GTGCCCGTCCTCGACGTCCACCAACGTCCGCTTCGCAACCTGCGCTTGTCGGTCACCGACCGCTGCAACCTGCGCTGCCAGTACTGCATGCCGGAAGCCGACTACCTGTGGCTGCCGCGCGAAGACATCCTGCAATTCGAGGAAATCGACCGGCTGGTCGATCAGTTCCTGCTGCTGGGCGTGGACAAGGTGCGGCTCACTGGCGGCGAGCCGCTGCTGCGCCGCGACCTCCCGGCGCTGGTCGAACGGCTGGCGGCGAAGCCGGCGATTCGCGACTTCGCCATGACCACCAATGCGGTGCTCCTTGCCGGCGCGGCCGCGGACCTCAAGGCCGCCGGGCTGCATCGCCTGACCGTCAGCCTCGACACGCTCCAGCGGGATCGCTTCATCAAGCTGGCACGGTTCGACGAGCTCCCGCGGGTGCTCGCCGGCATCGACGCCGCCGTGGACACGTTCCCGGGATTCAAGATCGACTCCGTCGTCATCCGCGGCGTGAATGACGACGAGTTGATTCCGATGCTGGAGTTCGCGCGTGAGCGCGGCGCGGAAGTCCGGTTCATCGAGTACATGGACGTCGGCGGCGCCACGTCGTGGTCGATGAACCAGGTGGTCTCGCGTCAGGACATGCTGACGACGATCGCGGCCCACTACGGCATGGTCGCAGCGCTGGACGAGTCGTCGGCGGCGCCGGCCGAACGCTTTCGGCTGCCTGACGGCACCGTGTTCGGCATCATCGCCTCGACCACCGAACCGTTCTGCAAGTCGTGCGACCGCAGCCGGCTGACGGCGGACGGGCTCTGGTATCTCTGCCTTTACGGGCCACGGGGCGTGGACCTGCGCGGGCCGCTCCGCGGCGGGGTGAGCGATGAGGCGTTGCGGGATCTGCTGACCAGCGTGTGGCACGCGCGCACCGACCGCGGCGCCGAAGCACGGCTGTCCCTGCGCGAGCGCTCACTGATTCCGGTGAACACGCTGCGCCGGGATCCGCATCTGGAGATGCATACAAGAGGCGGCTAG
- the ilvD gene encoding dihydroxy-acid dehydratase, translating to MKRPNSSLVLDGPERAPGRAMLHAVGFTRADFQKSQIGVCSTWSQVTPCNMHIDALARHAADGVSGAGGKPSIFNTITVSDGISMGTEGMKYSLVSREVIADSIEVVMGAEGLDGLVAIGGCDKNMPACVIAMARLNRPSVFVYGGTILPGIFQNRPVDIVSVFEAVGQHAAGTLSDAALADLEQHACPGAGSCGGMYTANTMASAIEALGLSLPNSSAQAAISDDKKRDCASAGAAVVKLVQANLRPRDILTRKAFENAITTVIALGGSTNAVLHLLAIAHAAEVKVTLDDFTRIGKRVPVLADLKPSGKFVMAELVKIGGLTPLLKRLLDAGLLHGEAMTVTGRTLAENLRGTADYPDGQLVVRDVTDPIKKDSHLVVLRGNLAPDGAMAKISGKEGERFSGRARVYDREEAALAAILAGKIKKGDVVVIRYEGPQGGPGMREMLSPTSAIMGRGLGAEVALITDGRFSGGTHGFVVGHITPEAFVGGPLALVKNGDRITIDARTRTLGIDITAKEWRARRTAWRPRKPRYTRGVLAKYARQVSTASKGAVTD from the coding sequence ATGAAGCGACCGAATTCATCCCTCGTGCTCGACGGCCCTGAACGCGCGCCGGGGCGCGCCATGCTGCACGCCGTCGGGTTCACGCGCGCCGACTTCCAGAAGTCGCAGATTGGCGTGTGCTCGACCTGGAGCCAGGTCACGCCCTGCAACATGCACATCGACGCGCTCGCCCGTCATGCCGCCGACGGCGTCAGTGGCGCCGGTGGCAAGCCGTCGATCTTCAACACCATCACCGTGTCGGACGGCATCTCGATGGGCACCGAGGGCATGAAGTACTCGCTGGTGTCGCGCGAGGTGATCGCCGACTCGATCGAAGTGGTGATGGGCGCCGAGGGACTGGACGGGCTGGTCGCCATCGGCGGCTGCGACAAGAACATGCCGGCGTGCGTGATCGCCATGGCGCGCCTGAACCGTCCGTCGGTGTTCGTCTACGGCGGCACCATCCTGCCCGGCATCTTCCAGAATCGGCCGGTGGACATCGTCTCGGTGTTCGAAGCGGTGGGGCAGCACGCGGCGGGCACGCTGTCGGACGCGGCGCTGGCGGACCTCGAGCAGCACGCGTGTCCCGGGGCCGGCTCGTGCGGCGGGATGTACACCGCCAACACGATGGCCTCGGCCATTGAAGCGCTCGGCCTGAGCCTGCCCAACAGCTCGGCGCAGGCGGCGATCTCCGACGACAAGAAGCGCGACTGCGCCAGCGCGGGCGCGGCGGTCGTCAAGCTGGTGCAGGCGAACCTGCGGCCGCGCGACATCCTGACCCGCAAGGCGTTCGAGAACGCCATCACCACCGTGATCGCGCTCGGCGGCTCGACCAACGCGGTGCTGCACCTGCTGGCGATTGCGCACGCCGCGGAAGTCAAGGTGACGCTCGACGACTTCACGCGCATCGGCAAGCGTGTGCCGGTGCTGGCCGACCTCAAGCCGAGCGGCAAGTTCGTGATGGCGGAGCTGGTCAAGATCGGCGGCCTGACGCCGCTGCTGAAGCGCCTGCTCGACGCCGGCCTGCTGCACGGCGAGGCGATGACGGTCACCGGCCGCACCCTCGCCGAGAACCTGCGCGGCACCGCGGATTATCCCGACGGGCAACTGGTCGTGCGCGACGTGACCGACCCCATCAAGAAAGACAGCCACCTCGTCGTGCTGCGCGGCAACCTCGCGCCCGACGGCGCGATGGCCAAGATCAGCGGCAAGGAAGGCGAGCGCTTCAGCGGCCGCGCCCGCGTCTACGACCGCGAAGAGGCGGCGCTGGCGGCGATCCTGGCCGGCAAGATCAAGAAGGGCGACGTGGTGGTGATCCGCTACGAGGGGCCGCAAGGCGGACCCGGGATGCGCGAGATGCTGTCGCCGACCAGCGCGATCATGGGACGCGGCCTCGGCGCCGAGGTCGCGCTGATTACCGACGGCCGCTTCAGCGGCGGCACGCACGGCTTCGTCGTCGGGCACATCACCCCGGAGGCGTTCGTGGGCGGACCGCTGGCGCTGGTGAAGAACGGCGACCGCATCACCATCGATGCCAGAACGCGCACTCTTGGGATCGACATCACCGCCAAGGAGTGGCGCGCGCGCCGCACGGCGTGGCGTCCGCGCAAGCCTCGTTACACCAGGGGGGTGCTGGCCAAGTACGCGCGGCAGGTGTCAACCGCAAGCAAGGGGGCGGTGACGGATTAG